A region of the Aethina tumida isolate Nest 87 chromosome 3, icAetTumi1.1, whole genome shotgun sequence genome:
TGACTGTACCTTAAGCGTGTCACActatttatgaatatgcaCTTTTTGTTTACTATAATAATGtacataacaaataaatatttcgtttTTTTGTTAAGATAGATTTTGTTGATCCAAGGATTGCCGTCGTGGCATGATTTCTGGAAAACTATTCTAGAGTTTAgcctgaaattttaatgtttccacAGTCTGATAAACTAGACTGGTGTCTTGTTAGTTCCCACAATCCCCTTTCTCAAAACTTTCGTTACTCAACATCCTGTTGAGGTCCTGCTTTATCTGAAAATCCTCTTTTCGCCAAACTTTGCTTCTCCAACCCtaagtaataaaacaataatcataGTAAAAAAGTTTCTACACGGATATTGAGGTGCTATTTTAATATGCATGTGTAGTTGACACCACTAAAACATTTGCGAATTTTACAGCAGTAAACTAACATAatctattttgtttaattaaatctagtGGAATTTAAATACGGATACAATTCTAAAAGTGAATGAGTTCTACAATAAATATCCCCGGTAATGGCTAATAGTACACTGGCAGCATATGTTCACGACTGGagatttatatgaaaaatgtgCTAATGCATCAAGTGGAACTAAAAATCCTGTTCAGATGTAATGCAGATATGCACGTGAGAACCGCATACAAtgaattctttattttcttctttgttTTCCTCGcaacacatatttatttatgactttATTAAAGGATATAGCTTAACAGTTGCTATATTTTTGAACGaggagtttattttaaatatataataatatatattttattataagtgaAAAAGTGAATTAAGGAATATATGTacgaaaatataattggtattaTTAAAGCAGTTGTTATTCAAGACATGCAACCAAACAAAATCCTGTTTACTtgggattttattatttgctttTGGTATTCTCTGCTAAAGTTACAATcctgcaaaattaatttaacccaCAGAAAGGATCGAGAACAATGCGGAGTTATTTCCCTTTGTGccgttttcataaataatattagaactagtttttcatgaaattgaaaaaggaTTAAACCTTTCCATTCAATATTCAGCTATTTCCATTTAAACTCAGGcgtacatatataaaaagtcaatAACTGCGGAATAAAATTTCCCTGGAGCGCGTATAAAAtccatatacatttttataaaacctaGCACATAATCGATCATTACGTTATCAGCAGAATGGGTCAGACaccaaacaattttatgttgttcgaaaataaatataggaaATAGAATTaacaatatctaaaattataattataatcttttGTTTTGCGAAAAGAAAcatactatttaataaatataccgtATATCTTTTTTGCACACCAATATCCGTTAGATCTTATTAACATGTTAATCGCATTTCCTCTTtgcataatttctttaataattacgtAAAAACATGGAAAATTGctataaaagaaaatgttcCAATGTGAAAAACAAGCCACTCTACTtccctaataaatattttagtaataaagcTTTCATAATCGAGTACTAGCTGCATGTATCCTTATCTTAATTGGtaaatatttgcatatttatCGTTTGGAACAAACTGACGCTGAATCAAATGTTTAGTACCTAGACAGACATTGGGCGAAGTGATAATGAAGATTATTGTTTTAGTTGGATAGTCATgtagaaaattgttttgataaagaattaatatgaatttgtgtgtttttaattattagccgacaaaattaaaaaattgttgatttttttcaataccTCTTggtgttattttaaagaattttataattgcgtTTATGAGTATAATTCACTAATGTAGTACAGATAGATAAACAAACCGTTAATATGACAGTTGCCAATTAATTGTTTGCGATCCCGCATAAGAAAACGCTGCGGGACCGCAACCCGGGGATTGTTTATTAACGCGATTGGAGACGGtgcagaattaaaatttaaaactgcgAGAGATGTAACATGTAAACCGCTATCTTATCCAGGTGATTTAGGTCCAGCAGTTAAATACGACAAGGCACATGGTGGGCGATGGGCGTCCATACCACACCTCACTATTAGTGCGGATGTCTTGCGTTAAGCACATCTTATTACGGTCAGGAACaaccaccactggcttgtaaATTGGGCCGCTGCTCCTTATATATCGCCACTCTTATCTGCTATTGCTTTGTGTCTCCTGTTTTCTACTATGTGTCGGTTTACTTTCATAAATCCCGTGGGGCTTAAGGATCCGCTGCTACAAAGCGGGGgtcaaatgttaaaatttattttacaagccTTAATGGCTTCAGATATCCCAGAATTCTCCCACcgccattatttttaagaactaGCTTGTATTACAATTGATCATTAATAAGTTTTACTTACTTTTGGGATAGTACTACACGTATTCAAATTGGCATGCATGTATGAAAAGTAcattttcaaggaaaaattGTGATGGTCAAATTACTTTACTGCCGAAGGTATCAGTTTACAAAATATCAAGCGCATTAAGAAGATATCTGCTGGGATAaggtttataaatttgtcGTTTTGCAATTGACCATTTGCAAGTGATTAACCTTAATGGCCCGCATATCTGCTGGGTAAAAGCAATAAATAGAATGCAAATCTTGATAACGAGACTGATTTGCAGTACACGAGAAAGCTTCACACATCGCTACCCTCCTCGCTGGTTAAACCAACGACAAAGTGGCTAAAGAATCacattaatgtaaattgtgCTAATAAAGGTAAAACTATATAATTgatgtgttttttaaatttagtgtaaaCAATGttagaaaatacataaaagaaattttaatttaaatcacaattttactacgaatttcttttattaatgtcacctaaacaaaatatttgaattgatGATTtcgaaaagaaatatatattaaattaggcGCATTTTGTCATTCTTGATTAAAACAAGAATAACGATGCACCTAAAGCAACCGAAACACCCGTGCAATAAATCAGAGATGactattaaaattggaaaccGTAATCAGTGCTGCGTGTGACTTCTGTTTTTCCATTGAAGCAATTTCGAAAGCTACCGATGGATTTCAGATTGTAATATCGGCATTTTGACGTATGTTTATGTGGCAATTAAAAACAGATAACTGAAAAAGGTTTCGATTTTACAACGAGACAAATTACATCCATATATCACGTTTTATTACAAGTTGTTTGTTATGCAGCGTCCTTCATtccaactttaaattaaaatgatattgaaatattgatcATCTCAACGGTTTAACAAATAGACATTGccaaaattttcaacaatctaaaaataaaataaagttaaggCATTGCAATTTTCATCCAATATACTTACTTGAAGCATACTTGATTAAAGggctgaataaaattgtatccgAGACGTGTTCAGTTAGATTTCCATATCAAAGTATTCGATCAGTAGAAAgttacttaattatatataatgacGCGAAGCCAATGCTTCTTTGTAAAGGAAATCCCATCATGATTACGCGTTTATAAACTCTATCAAGTATATAGAAATTGGTATTTCACATCAAAATTGCGAAGATTTTGCTTtgctttacataatttaaattaaccatttagcattctaactaataaattcataCCGGCGTGCATATACATACCATGGTGATaggctttaaattttaaatactggaCTAAATATCCAAATCGTATTTAACTTCGAGTTGTTTTCTCCACATTTCCATCCAAGCGATTATTTGCAACGTACAATTGTGGTCATGTACTTCACTCTCCAGCAAACCCTTTTTGATGCATTTTTGGACTTCGTCAATCAAGTAAATGAAAGCTACAGTTCGGCTTACAGTTTTTTCTCCACCTGGTAACTTGAATATTTCCTCTCTTCCATTCGGTAAAATAACTTTAGTTGGGAACCAAAAATGTGGAATTCTAATGGTGCCTTCTGTACCGACAATAATAGCTTCATTTGGTAAGTCGACTTTGGTGTGGACCGATATATCAACCGTTTTACCTTCGGGATAATGAATAATACAACTGGCGGATTCGTCAACTGATTGAAGACCTAAATGTCCGGTAGTTATTACTTTCATCGGAATTtggtctttaaataaattttgttggaaTGTTAATCCGTACAATCCGAAATCCATAATCGATCCTTTATACATACTTTTTAGATCTAGGTTTCTTCTATTGTACATACTAAGTCCGAAGGTTacctaaaatttgataaaattcaaaatgtattgaaattgcttacaaaattgttttatgtttttttatatgcaCCTGAACAAACATTAGTTCCCCAATAATGTTTTCTTCAATGATCGTGTCAAGAAACTTCCAGGCTGGAAAAAATTTTGTCCACATAGCCTCTATCAAAAAAACTCTTTTCATTTTTGCTAAAAGAGTAAGTTCCTTTGCAGTTCTTTTGTCATAGCTCAGTGGTTTCTCACAAACAACATGCTTTGAATTGTCcaacattaatttacaaatttcgtAATGCAAACCATTATGGACTGATACATAAATAACGTCCACGTCTCTATCTTTGGCTAGTGACTCGTAACATGGGTAACCCCTTTCCACATGATAAAGATTTCGGAATGTGTCGGAAGTCTCTTGATTTGAGGAACCTACAGCAAATAAAATGTGCTCCTCGGTAGGAAATGTTTTCAAAGCCTGGGCGAAGTCATGACTGGCTCTGGAACAACTTGCTATTCCCCAACGAAGTACCATTTTCACCACGCGCTGATGTTGTTATTGactataattttacttaatctCAAAAGATTACCGCGCCccgtttttaagaaaaaaaaaaaaaaaaaacacaaaaaagagACGTGAAGTGAAAGTGTTTAAAAACGTGACATTTGACAACTGCGAATGCCAAAATTCTCTCAAAATAGCTCCGATAGTATTTGTGAATCAATTGATTAACTATTCCCATGCTTcatcacaaaaatattaattaagggaGCCAAAATTGTTTTAGCCTAACTTCGTCGTCGTTTTGTTGGCAAATTATCAACAACtagaagttttaattagtaaaaaaatgagtttggaatttttaattagaatggaGGCTCTATAATTGACCCGCTCGTTATTTgcttttgataaaattcaaatttgcaTCCGTCATAGTGCACACAATACCTTCATTAATTATGTACCAATTAAATTGCCATAACTTCTGTggaatacaatacaatttacaCGCTAATGAATGTACTTCACAGAgcttgttaatattattataattatttgctaattcaaaaaattatatatttaaattttcgtaTAAATCAACTtgaaagaataatattaatgtaattgaaattaagtATTGATTGGCTGTTTCTAGAGCCTccaaaaatatggaaatttattttattagggtGTAAACATCGTGTCTTATTAGGCCTCCAATCTCGAGAAGGGTTTTCCTGAATAACAGAAGTCAATTTACCACTGGTGATTTATTTGGTCCTAAggaaaataaaagtgaataGCTAAGTTAAATAAAGTTCGCGAAAGTTAACAGAATTAAGGAACATAAAAAGTAACACAGAATTCTACTTCTGCCT
Encoded here:
- the LOC109599880 gene encoding trans-1,2-dihydrobenzene-1,2-diol dehydrogenase; the encoded protein is MVLRWGIASCSRASHDFAQALKTFPTEEHILFAVGSSNQETSDTFRNLYHVERGYPCYESLAKDRDVDVIYVSVHNGLHYEICKLMLDNSKHVVCEKPLSYDKRTAKELTLLAKMKRVFLIEAMWTKFFPAWKFLDTIIEENIIGELMFVQVTFGLSMYNRRNLDLKSMYKGSIMDFGLYGLTFQQNLFKDQIPMKVITTGHLGLQSVDESASCIIHYPEGKTVDISVHTKVDLPNEAIIVGTEGTIRIPHFWFPTKVILPNGREEIFKLPGGEKTVSRTVAFIYLIDEVQKCIKKGLLESEVHDHNCTLQIIAWMEMWRKQLEVKYDLDI